The DNA window ATCGAACGTGATGGTCGGCGGATCGACCGTGACGCGGCCGCCGAAGCTGTTGCAGCCGGACTCCCCACCGGCCTCGCCGCCTTCGATCGTGAGCGTCGCCTCGGCGCCCGCCACCGGAGTCGAAGCGGTGTCGCCGTCGACCAGCGTGTCGAGCACCCAGCGGGTTCCCTCGAGGCCGGCGTCGGCCGGCGGTCCTTCGCCCCGGCCCAGCTCGAGCGCTCCCGTGCCGTCCGATGCCCCGACCGTCAGGATGCCTCCTTCAACGCTCCAACGGTCGGCTGCCGCCAGCACCGCCATGATCTGCTGCTCCTGGAGGGTGAGAGGCTCCTCGCACCCGATCTCCGTCTGGCCGAGCTGGCTGAGCGAGATCGAGTCACCGTCGACGCTGAAGGTGCCGAAGAACGAATTGCACCCGGTCGTTCCGTTCATGTCCGCCCCGTTGAAGGTGATCGAAGGGTTCGAGTCGGGGACGAGCGCTCGAGTTGCTCCCGACACGACGAGGCCGACGATCGAATACGTCTCGTTCCAGAGATCCTCGGTTGGTGGAGTGGCGGTCGACGTCGTGGTTGTCGACGAGCAAGCGGTGAGGGCGATACCGAGGATGAGGAGTGCACGTTTCATGCGCGTCAGACGCCTTGCGCTCCGCGTCCGGTTCCACCTCACCGCGCCACGATGCTGAAAGGCGCCAGCTCGCGGTAGTGCCGTTCGCACTCTTCGAGGAGCGCCGAGTAGCGGAGGGGCAGCTCCGCCACCTTCTCCCGGTAGGGTGCGAAGCCGGTCGACCTGTGCACGGTGGCGTACCAGTGCTTCGCCCACACACCGTCTTCCGGCTTGGGACCGGCGGGCCACGTCAGCATGGCGGGATCCCACGGTACTCCGATGCGGCGACAGAGCTCCGAGAGCACCGAGCTCGGATCGAGGAGGATCTGCTTCGAGTCGACGACGATCGGCGACCCGCCACCCGCGACGATGCGCCTCACGAGCTCGGCTTGGTACGGGAGCCCGGTCATCTCGACGGTCGCCTCCGGCAGGTTCTCGACGAGCGACGTGAGCATCGCCCGCGGCTCCCTGGTCAGGAAGACGCTCGTCACCCGATCGAGGAACGACAGGTCGAGCCCGACGCCGAGGGTGTGGTGGCCCATCGACTTGAAGAAGGCCACCGGCGTGTCGTAGTCGCCGAGGATGATGTCGCGGATGGCGGCCTCCCCGTCGGTCGGCTCGATCGCCATGACCTCGTCACCGCCTGGGTGATCGATGCCCGTATAGGCCAGGTAGTGCCCGTACAACGGCTCGTCGTAGACCGTCGTGTCCGAACGCTGCCGGAACGAGTACATGAGCGCTGTCGATATGTTGCGCGGCCCCGAGACGAGGTAGATCCGGATCGTCATCCGGCGGCCGCCTCGACCGCCTCCCGATAGAGATCTGTGAGCCGCCCCGTCACCGGGCCGGCTCCCGGGGCACCGATGGCTCGGCCGTCCACCTCGCGAACCGGCGTGAGCCCGCCGAACGTCCCGGTCACGAACGCCTCGTCCGCTCCGTACACGTCGGTGAGCGAGAAGTCCTTCTCGTGGACGGGGATGCCGTGCGCCCTGCACAGTTCGATGACGAGTCCCCTAGTGATGCCGTTCAGGCAGTATTGCCCCGTCGACGTCCACACCTCCCCGCCGGTGACGATGAAGAAGTTCGTGGCGTTGCATGTCGCCACTGCGCCGTTGACGTCGAGCATGAGCGCTTCGTCTGCGCCCGCCTTCATCGCCTGGATG is part of the Acidimicrobiia bacterium genome and encodes:
- a CDS encoding META domain-containing protein codes for the protein MKRALLILGIALTACSSTTTTSTATPPTEDLWNETYSIVGLVVSGATRALVPDSNPSITFNGADMNGTTGCNSFFGTFSVDGDSISLSQLGQTEIGCEEPLTLQEQQIMAVLAAADRWSVEGGILTVGASDGTGALELGRGEGPPADAGLEGTRWVLDTLVDGDTASTPVAGAEATLTIEGGEAGGESGCNSFGGRVTVDPPTITFDEITTTEMACDQAVMDQEAFVYDVLGRATNFSIDGDLLTIDAGGRALVYRAA
- a CDS encoding sulfotransferase family protein — translated: MTIRIYLVSGPRNISTALMYSFRQRSDTTVYDEPLYGHYLAYTGIDHPGGDEVMAIEPTDGEAAIRDIILGDYDTPVAFFKSMGHHTLGVGLDLSFLDRVTSVFLTREPRAMLTSLVENLPEATVEMTGLPYQAELVRRIVAGGGSPIVVDSKQILLDPSSVLSELCRRIGVPWDPAMLTWPAGPKPEDGVWAKHWYATVHRSTGFAPYREKVAELPLRYSALLEECERHYRELAPFSIVAR